In Roseofilum casamattae BLCC-M143, one genomic interval encodes:
- a CDS encoding CHAT domain-containing tetratricopeptide repeat protein, protein MVRVVTQEFHLSVTPVSRIAPMGASAHILGVGDSARTRAYLVRTELVAPGVPLAEEQVYWPIADWLELTDRLIGDPLFQTPLSSDAKDLLGLGQQLYDGLFQGTIAQSWTTAQGIAHNRGQALRLRLRLKDAEIVRLPWETLHAGDRPLTTNTDILFSRYYPSSRRQPLAARIPADPLKILMVLSAPSDRQGLALDREMNQLQAEFATQESLGLNVQLDILSSPDREQLTQALEQRQYHIFHYSGHSQPSPFGGEIYLQNQENGLTEQLNGEDLAGLLVNNGICMALFNSCWSAGAGNTTLAESLLKRGIPAVLAMGDRIPDRVAAVFSQLFYRNLKREYAIDLSLNRTRQGLISAYGSKALYFALPILYLQPGFDRFSPPERPKLAEYPPPFPASSVALDEPVLPISAGDRALATIAPALQRGLGDYQAYHRDGTQLYEQGRIEDAIAAYQVAIVTNPEYLPAHYDLGLALQQQGRTEEAIAAYRNILALEPEYRDTNGLLDGLLRQTPQPSMVPDPPQPSTETLKSQYFSSWSGKILYGGAIVGTVLLVAIGIIYGMPHFRQRLPHPSLVPDPSDPTLFPDSDNPNINRMKRAIAQFTEGNIPAGATEVEALLDSGVVSYAMNALNAVPDRDRNIAEINYLWGRLVWQAIQQGDRDYSFDDARRYWDAAVRGDRTQAKYYNALAFAYYAEENYDRAEDNFAKAISLTYSPDSAERLTAYAGQALIYAREEKDSEAAAMYQLVIQKDPAHFQPQALETRDWLWTNTAIAQWQFLLDTIPQVADK, encoded by the coding sequence ATGGTGCGGGTGGTGACTCAAGAATTTCATTTGTCAGTAACACCAGTCAGCCGAATCGCACCCATGGGAGCATCTGCCCATATTCTGGGGGTGGGGGATTCAGCCAGGACTAGAGCCTATTTAGTCCGAACTGAGTTAGTGGCTCCGGGGGTGCCTCTGGCTGAAGAACAAGTCTACTGGCCGATCGCAGATTGGCTGGAATTAACCGATCGCTTAATTGGCGATCCTCTGTTCCAAACTCCCCTGTCCTCTGATGCCAAGGATTTGCTCGGACTGGGACAGCAACTTTATGACGGCTTATTTCAAGGTACGATCGCGCAAAGCTGGACGACGGCGCAAGGTATCGCTCACAATCGCGGACAAGCTCTCCGGTTGCGGTTACGGTTAAAGGATGCAGAAATCGTGCGCTTGCCTTGGGAAACTCTTCATGCCGGCGATCGCCCCTTAACCACGAATACGGATATTCTCTTTTCGCGCTACTATCCCTCCTCGAGACGGCAGCCTTTAGCCGCGCGGATACCCGCAGATCCGTTAAAAATTCTGATGGTACTTTCCGCTCCCAGCGATCGCCAGGGATTGGCGTTGGATCGGGAGATGAATCAGTTGCAAGCCGAGTTTGCCACGCAAGAGTCTCTCGGTTTAAACGTGCAACTCGATATTCTCTCGTCTCCCGATCGCGAACAACTGACACAAGCTTTAGAACAACGACAGTATCATATTTTCCACTATTCCGGTCACAGTCAACCCAGTCCCTTTGGCGGCGAAATTTATCTGCAAAATCAAGAAAATGGCTTAACCGAACAACTGAATGGGGAAGACTTAGCCGGTTTGCTGGTTAATAATGGGATTTGTATGGCTCTGTTTAACTCGTGCTGGAGCGCCGGTGCGGGGAATACAACTCTGGCGGAAAGCTTGCTCAAGCGCGGCATTCCAGCAGTTCTGGCGATGGGCGATCGCATTCCCGATCGCGTGGCAGCGGTCTTCAGCCAACTGTTTTATCGCAATCTGAAACGGGAATATGCGATCGATCTGAGTCTGAACCGAACGCGCCAAGGATTAATCTCCGCTTATGGTTCCAAGGCCTTATATTTCGCTCTACCCATCCTCTATTTACAGCCTGGATTCGACCGCTTTTCCCCTCCAGAGCGCCCGAAACTGGCAGAATATCCCCCCCCGTTTCCCGCAAGTTCGGTTGCCCTTGACGAGCCAGTTCTCCCAATCTCCGCTGGCGATCGCGCCCTCGCCACTATAGCGCCTGCACTGCAACGGGGACTGGGAGACTATCAAGCCTACCATCGCGATGGCACACAGTTGTACGAGCAAGGACGGATTGAAGATGCGATCGCAGCCTATCAAGTGGCGATCGTTACCAACCCGGAATATCTCCCCGCTCATTATGACTTGGGGTTAGCTCTCCAGCAGCAAGGACGAACCGAAGAGGCGATCGCAGCTTATCGCAATATCTTAGCTCTCGAACCGGAATATCGAGATACCAATGGGTTGCTCGATGGCTTGTTACGCCAGACTCCGCAACCCTCTATGGTTCCCGATCCCCCGCAACCGAGCACCGAAACGCTGAAATCTCAGTACTTCAGCAGTTGGTCGGGTAAAATTCTCTATGGTGGAGCGATCGTCGGAACAGTCCTGCTCGTGGCGATCGGCATTATATACGGAATGCCTCATTTTCGGCAGAGATTACCTCATCCTTCTCTGGTTCCCGATCCATCCGATCCCACTCTGTTTCCCGACTCTGACAATCCTAATATCAATCGGATGAAGCGCGCGATCGCCCAGTTTACAGAAGGTAATATTCCTGCTGGTGCTACAGAAGTAGAAGCACTGCTCGATAGCGGCGTAGTTTCCTATGCCATGAATGCTTTAAACGCCGTTCCCGATCGCGATCGCAATATTGCCGAAATTAATTATCTCTGGGGACGATTAGTCTGGCAAGCGATCCAACAAGGCGATCGCGATTATAGTTTTGATGATGCGCGTCGCTATTGGGATGCGGCAGTCAGAGGCGATCGGACTCAAGCCAAATACTATAATGCTTTGGCGTTTGCCTATTATGCCGAGGAAAACTACGATCGTGCCGAGGACAACTTCGCGAAAGCCATCTCGCTCACCTACAGTCCCGACTCTGCCGAACGGTTAACCGCTTATGCCGGTCAAGCGTTGATCTATGCTAGAGAAGAGAAAGACAGCGAAGCCGCAGCCATGTACCAGTTGGTTATCCAAAAAGATCCGGCTCACTTTCAGCCACAAGCATTAGAGACTCGCGACTGGTTGTGGACGAATACGGCGATCGCCCAATGGCAGTTTCTCCTCGATACTATTCCACAAGTCGCCGATAAGTAA
- a CDS encoding RtcB family protein translates to MPYEQLDFSQAKPVLSWANHPLSHDETRMAKNVASLPFVFKHVALMPDVHLGKGALVGSVIATKESIIPAAVGVDIGCGMAAVKTPFYADQLDKKLKKIRQDIEAEIPVGFNQNKNIEKSVTNWQGWRAFKELHKGVQHLDGKAMKQLGSLGGGNHFIEVCLDLHNQVWLMLHSGSRNIGNQLAQNHIKTAKNLAKLSETKLPDPDLSYFVAGTAEFQSYWRDLQWAQNYARFNREVMMARVKRVVEKYLTGGKPMKPLLEVNCHHNYAEKETHFGEEVYVTRKGAVRAQENDYGIIPGSMGAKSYIVKGKGYAHSYCSCSHGAGRLMSRSKAKKSYTIEDLIVQTEGIECRKDRGVIDEIPGAYKPIEQVMKHQSDLVEIVATLKQVICVKG, encoded by the coding sequence ATGCCTTACGAACAGCTCGATTTTTCTCAAGCTAAACCCGTTCTTTCCTGGGCAAATCATCCGTTGAGCCATGACGAAACTCGCATGGCAAAAAATGTAGCATCCTTACCTTTCGTGTTTAAACATGTTGCCTTAATGCCCGACGTTCACCTGGGTAAAGGCGCATTAGTCGGCTCGGTGATTGCCACCAAAGAATCGATTATTCCTGCTGCGGTTGGAGTCGATATCGGTTGCGGCATGGCAGCAGTAAAAACACCATTTTACGCCGACCAACTGGACAAAAAGCTGAAGAAAATCCGTCAAGATATTGAAGCAGAAATTCCGGTTGGATTTAATCAAAATAAAAATATCGAAAAATCCGTCACTAATTGGCAAGGATGGCGCGCTTTCAAAGAGCTGCACAAAGGCGTGCAACATCTGGATGGCAAAGCGATGAAACAACTGGGTTCTTTGGGTGGGGGAAACCACTTTATTGAAGTCTGCTTGGATTTGCATAACCAAGTGTGGTTAATGCTCCATTCTGGTTCTCGAAATATCGGCAACCAATTGGCACAAAACCATATTAAAACTGCCAAAAACTTAGCCAAACTTTCGGAAACCAAACTTCCGGATCCCGATCTGTCTTATTTCGTCGCTGGAACGGCTGAATTCCAATCTTACTGGCGCGATTTACAATGGGCGCAAAACTACGCTCGGTTTAATCGAGAAGTGATGATGGCGCGGGTAAAACGGGTGGTGGAAAAATACCTCACCGGTGGTAAACCAATGAAACCTTTGCTTGAGGTGAATTGCCATCATAATTACGCCGAAAAAGAAACACATTTTGGCGAAGAAGTTTACGTGACGCGCAAAGGAGCCGTCCGAGCGCAGGAAAATGACTATGGCATTATTCCCGGTTCTATGGGCGCCAAATCTTATATTGTGAAGGGAAAAGGTTATGCTCATAGCTACTGTTCGTGTTCTCACGGTGCGGGACGATTGATGTCGCGCAGCAAGGCGAAAAAATCTTACACTATTGAAGATTTAATCGTGCAAACTGAGGGCATTGAGTGCCGCAAAGATCGCGGCGTGATTGACGAAATTCCTGGCGCTTATAAACCCATCGAACAGGTGATGAAACACCAATCGGATCTGGTGGAAATTGTTGCAACTCTGAAGCAAGTGATTTGCGTGAAAGGGTGA
- a CDS encoding DUF3177 family protein yields MELMRSLVWMDYRLAVLMAVGIPLVLLIWSVVKQSQPLLHLMAIYWRVASLLAITVYLAIAAAPISFVTAIVARILIPISLWFWIDLNEEIDDIPPARPIVLCFGAWRWGITIYMALGAIAQLPSLQCALLPKVDLIQNDFCRVWLEAPWAYKQLFHSGSTEQFLGFIGILGLIVYVTYFSYFVLIRLGKQGRMAVEQ; encoded by the coding sequence ATGGAATTGATGCGATCGCTTGTTTGGATGGATTATCGATTAGCTGTATTAATGGCTGTAGGCATTCCATTAGTTCTCTTAATCTGGTCGGTAGTGAAACAGTCTCAACCTTTACTCCACCTGATGGCGATCTACTGGCGCGTGGCGAGCTTGCTTGCTATTACAGTTTATCTCGCGATCGCAGCGGCTCCAATTAGTTTTGTGACAGCGATCGTCGCGCGAATACTCATCCCGATCTCCTTGTGGTTTTGGATCGACTTAAACGAAGAGATTGACGACATCCCTCCCGCTCGTCCGATCGTGCTCTGTTTTGGAGCCTGGCGCTGGGGCATAACTATATATATGGCACTGGGGGCGATCGCGCAACTTCCTTCCTTGCAATGCGCTCTGCTGCCGAAAGTCGATCTGATTCAAAATGATTTTTGCCGAGTGTGGCTCGAAGCGCCTTGGGCGTATAAACAACTGTTCCATAGTGGCTCTACCGAACAATTTTTAGGCTTTATCGGTATTCTCGGCCTGATTGTTTATGTTACCTATTTTAGTTACTTTGTTTTAATTCGCCTCGGCAAACAAGGGCGAATGGCTGTCGAACAATAA
- a CDS encoding ParA family protein — translation MGYIISTVNMKGGVGKTTLTVNLAACLAKYHDKRVLIVDLDTQISATLSMMSPSDFAKLRREKRTLRQLVTETINPRVKAAFPIQEIIIPYACNLPKLHLLPGDIDMYDEFSVSEMLYEKAVHQERAPFETVWNKFERVLISSILAPIINDYDYIVLDCAPGYNLLTRSALTASDFYLLPARPEPLSLIGIQLLERRLVKLKEVHQYENPVNIEMLGIVFTMAGGFLGRYYRQVMNRVRTDYSEAKLFTTRIPSDVNVSKSVDSFLPVILAHPNSRGSKAFQKLADELLSKLNTTISRRNQRSQVKMSDLD, via the coding sequence ATGGGATATATTATTTCAACCGTGAATATGAAAGGGGGAGTGGGTAAAACCACCCTGACGGTCAACCTAGCAGCATGTCTAGCCAAATATCACGATAAACGAGTGCTCATTGTCGATCTCGACACGCAAATTAGCGCGACGTTGAGCATGATGTCGCCTTCTGATTTTGCCAAGTTGCGCCGGGAGAAACGAACCTTAAGACAACTGGTCACCGAAACTATTAACCCGCGAGTGAAAGCCGCGTTTCCGATTCAAGAGATTATTATTCCTTATGCCTGCAATTTACCTAAGTTGCACTTATTGCCGGGGGATATTGACATGTATGATGAATTTTCCGTTTCGGAAATGTTATATGAAAAAGCCGTTCATCAGGAGCGCGCGCCCTTTGAAACGGTTTGGAACAAATTTGAACGAGTCCTGATTAGCAGCATTCTCGCACCTATTATTAATGACTACGATTATATTGTTTTAGATTGTGCGCCGGGATATAATCTCTTAACTCGAAGTGCCTTAACGGCCAGTGACTTTTATTTACTTCCAGCTCGCCCAGAACCGCTTTCTCTGATTGGAATTCAGCTCTTGGAGAGACGGCTCGTGAAACTTAAGGAAGTCCATCAGTATGAAAATCCGGTGAATATCGAAATGCTCGGTATTGTCTTTACTATGGCGGGAGGATTTTTGGGTCGGTATTATCGACAAGTAATGAATCGAGTCCGAACTGACTATAGCGAAGCGAAGTTATTTACGACTCGCATTCCTTCCGATGTTAATGTCTCGAAATCGGTAGATAGTTTCTTGCCGGTTATTTTAGCTCATCCCAATAGTCGCGGTTCTAAAGCCTTTCAGAAATTAGCGGATGAGTTACTCAGTAAACTCAATACCACGATCTCGCGCCGAAATCAGCGATCGCAAGTTAAAATGTCCGATTTAGATTAA
- a CDS encoding tRNA-(ms[2]io[6]A)-hydroxylase has translation MAELPTIKFLAQPTSDAWVEQALSNFNTVLLDHSHCERKAAGVALNLMFRYPSSQDLVRKLTAIAREELEHFEQVNQWLDKLGIPLAPLSAAPYASGLKAEIRSGEPERMLDSLLVSALIEARSHERLGLLAAHLGDREIARFYRGLMASEARHYGIYWVLATTYFDPDMVNTRLEYLGEIESNLLSTLHHEPRIHS, from the coding sequence GTGGCTGAATTACCAACAATTAAATTCCTCGCCCAACCCACATCCGATGCTTGGGTCGAACAAGCGCTTTCTAATTTCAATACTGTATTACTAGACCATTCCCATTGCGAGCGCAAGGCTGCGGGAGTGGCGCTGAACCTGATGTTTCGCTATCCGTCCAGTCAAGATTTAGTCAGAAAATTAACTGCGATCGCTCGGGAAGAGTTGGAGCATTTCGAGCAAGTCAATCAATGGTTAGATAAGCTGGGAATTCCTCTCGCTCCCCTCTCTGCAGCTCCTTATGCTTCCGGTCTCAAGGCAGAAATCCGTTCTGGCGAACCAGAGAGAATGTTAGATTCGTTACTGGTTTCTGCGTTAATTGAAGCCCGTTCCCACGAGCGTCTCGGGTTGCTCGCGGCTCATTTAGGCGATCGCGAAATTGCTCGATTTTATCGAGGACTGATGGCATCGGAAGCGCGCCATTATGGCATTTACTGGGTCTTAGCTACCACTTATTTCGATCCAGATATGGTCAACACGCGCTTAGAGTATCTGGGGGAAATAGAAAGTAATTTACTCTCTACCCTACATCACGAACCCCGAATTCACAGTTAA
- a CDS encoding NAD-dependent succinate-semialdehyde dehydrogenase, which yields MGIATINPATGETLKTFTALTDTEIEEKLAVADRAFRQYRKTSFAERSQWLRQTADIVEKEAETFGKMITEEMGKPIAQAIAEVKKCASVCHYYADNAEAFLAPTYTETDASESFVAYHPLGAILAVMPWNFPFWQVFRFAAPALMAGNVGLLKHASNVPQCAIALEDIFRRGGFPDGAFQTLLIGADKVAQIVSDDRVKAATLTGSEPAGASLASIAGKHIKKTVLELGGSDPFIVLESADLDDAVKTAVTARMLNNGQSCIAAKRLILVGAIADPFEKALLEAYKTLTVGDPTDPNTDIGPLATAAILSELDRLVRECVSQGAQALIGGRPLDRAGNFYPPTLLANIPPGTPADTEEFFGPVGLIFRVNTLDEAIELANSTSLGLGASAWTNNPEERDRLIRDIDAGAVFINGMVKSDPRLPFGGIKRSGYGRELSVVGIREFVNLKTVWIK from the coding sequence ATGGGTATTGCAACCATTAATCCAGCAACAGGAGAGACCCTAAAAACCTTTACGGCACTGACCGATACGGAAATTGAGGAGAAGCTGGCAGTAGCCGATCGCGCGTTTCGCCAATACCGAAAAACCAGCTTTGCCGAGCGATCGCAGTGGTTGCGGCAAACGGCAGATATCGTGGAAAAGGAAGCGGAAACCTTCGGCAAAATGATTACCGAAGAAATGGGGAAACCGATCGCTCAGGCGATCGCCGAAGTGAAAAAATGCGCTTCCGTCTGCCACTATTATGCCGACAATGCCGAAGCTTTCCTCGCGCCGACTTATACCGAAACTGACGCTAGCGAGAGCTTTGTGGCGTACCATCCCCTGGGAGCCATCTTAGCTGTCATGCCGTGGAACTTTCCCTTCTGGCAAGTCTTTCGCTTTGCCGCTCCCGCTCTCATGGCCGGGAATGTGGGACTGTTAAAACATGCCTCTAACGTACCGCAATGCGCGATCGCCCTCGAAGACATTTTCCGACGGGGAGGCTTTCCGGATGGAGCTTTCCAAACCCTACTCATCGGCGCCGATAAAGTCGCCCAAATTGTCAGCGACGATCGCGTGAAAGCCGCCACCCTCACCGGTTCCGAACCGGCCGGAGCCAGTTTAGCCTCCATTGCCGGAAAACACATTAAGAAAACTGTCCTCGAACTGGGAGGAAGCGATCCCTTCATCGTCCTGGAAAGCGCCGATCTTGATGACGCCGTCAAAACCGCTGTAACCGCGCGAATGCTAAATAACGGTCAGTCTTGCATTGCCGCCAAACGACTTATTTTAGTTGGCGCGATCGCCGATCCCTTTGAAAAAGCACTCTTAGAAGCCTACAAAACCCTCACCGTCGGCGACCCCACCGATCCCAACACCGATATCGGCCCCCTCGCCACGGCAGCTATTCTGAGCGAACTCGACAGGTTAGTCCGAGAGTGCGTCAGTCAAGGCGCGCAAGCACTCATCGGCGGCCGACCTCTCGATCGCGCGGGGAACTTCTATCCTCCCACATTGCTCGCCAATATCCCTCCCGGAACTCCAGCAGACACCGAGGAATTTTTCGGTCCGGTAGGCTTAATCTTCCGCGTGAATACTCTAGATGAAGCCATCGAACTGGCCAACTCCACAAGTCTCGGTTTGGGTGCCAGTGCGTGGACGAATAACCCAGAAGAGCGCGATCGCCTCATCCGCGACATCGATGCCGGAGCCGTTTTCATTAACGGTATGGTGAAATCCGATCCTCGCCTGCCGTTTGGCGGTATTAAGCGATCGGGTTACGGACGAGAACTGAGCGTTGTAGGCATCCGCGAGTTCGTTAACTTAAAAACCGTCTGGATTAAATAA
- a CDS encoding acetolactate synthase large subunit, translating to MNTAELLIRCLENEGVQYIFGLPGEENMAVLKALTNSPIQFITTRHEQGAAFMADVYGRLTGKAGVCLSTLGPGATNLMTGVADANLDGAPLVAITGQVGTDRMHIESHQYLDLVAMFNPVTKWSTQIVRPSNTREIVRRAFKLAQTEKPGAVHIDLPENIADMPVEGEPLQRDTKDKSYAAYHSFNEAALVISKAKFPLILVGNGAIRANASEALTEFATHLSIPVANTFMGKGAIPYTHPLALWTTGLKQRDFISCAFDRTDLVIAIGYDLIEYSPKKWNPDGKIPIIHISSAQAEIDSSYIPVVEVVGDISDSLLELIRRCERSEKPDPYIHELRSEIREDYEQYANDTGFPIKPQKIIYDLRQVMNPNDIVISDVGAHKMWMARQYHCDRPNTCLISNGFAAMGIGIPGAIAAKLVYPDRNVVAVTGDGGFMMNCQELETALRVKTPFVTIIFNDGGYGLIEWKQDDRYGESSFIKFGNPDFVRFAESMGLKGYRVNSAEELIPTLEEALTQPVPAVIDCPVDYRENARFSQKSGGLHCSI from the coding sequence ATGAATACTGCCGAACTACTCATCCGTTGTCTGGAAAATGAAGGCGTTCAATACATCTTTGGACTGCCGGGAGAAGAAAATATGGCCGTGCTCAAAGCCTTAACCAATTCTCCCATTCAATTTATTACGACTCGACACGAACAAGGGGCCGCATTTATGGCTGATGTTTACGGACGCCTCACCGGTAAAGCCGGAGTTTGTCTCTCTACCCTGGGTCCCGGAGCCACAAACTTAATGACCGGAGTTGCCGACGCAAACCTCGATGGCGCGCCACTTGTAGCGATCACCGGTCAGGTGGGAACCGACCGAATGCATATCGAATCTCACCAATATTTAGACTTGGTCGCCATGTTTAATCCAGTTACCAAGTGGAGCACGCAAATTGTTCGACCCAGCAATACCCGCGAAATTGTCCGCCGCGCCTTTAAGTTAGCGCAAACGGAAAAACCGGGAGCCGTACATATCGATCTGCCGGAAAATATTGCCGATATGCCGGTTGAAGGCGAACCGTTACAACGAGATACCAAAGATAAGTCCTATGCGGCCTATCATAGTTTTAACGAAGCTGCTTTAGTTATTTCTAAAGCCAAGTTTCCCTTAATTTTAGTCGGTAATGGAGCCATTCGCGCCAATGCCAGCGAAGCTTTGACCGAGTTTGCCACTCATTTAAGTATTCCAGTTGCCAATACATTTATGGGGAAAGGCGCTATTCCTTATACCCATCCCCTGGCCTTGTGGACAACTGGTCTCAAGCAGCGAGATTTTATTAGTTGCGCTTTCGATCGCACGGATCTGGTCATTGCGATCGGCTACGATTTAATTGAATATTCTCCGAAAAAGTGGAACCCAGACGGAAAAATTCCAATTATTCATATCAGCTCCGCTCAAGCCGAAATCGATAGCAGCTATATTCCAGTTGTGGAAGTAGTGGGAGATATTTCCGATTCTTTGCTGGAGTTAATTCGTCGCTGCGAGCGTTCGGAGAAACCCGATCCTTATATTCATGAATTGCGATCGGAAATTCGCGAGGATTACGAACAATATGCCAATGATACTGGGTTTCCGATTAAGCCGCAAAAAATTATTTACGATCTGCGGCAAGTCATGAATCCCAACGATATTGTCATCTCCGATGTTGGCGCTCACAAAATGTGGATGGCTCGCCAGTATCATTGCGATCGCCCCAATACTTGCCTAATCTCCAATGGCTTTGCAGCAATGGGGATTGGCATTCCCGGCGCGATCGCGGCTAAGTTAGTCTATCCCGATCGCAATGTGGTTGCCGTGACAGGAGATGGCGGGTTTATGATGAACTGTCAGGAATTAGAGACTGCTCTTCGCGTTAAAACACCATTCGTGACGATTATTTTTAACGACGGAGGTTATGGGTTAATTGAGTGGAAACAAGATGACCGCTACGGCGAATCATCGTTTATTAAATTCGGCAATCCCGACTTCGTTCGCTTTGCCGAAAGTATGGGACTCAAAGGCTATCGCGTGAACTCTGCTGAAGAGCTGATTCCGACGTTGGAAGAGGCCTTAACTCAACCGGTTCCAGCAGTCATTGATTGTCCGGTTGACTATCGCGAAAATGCGCGGTTTAGTCAAAAATCAGGAGGCTTGCACTGCTCCATTTAA
- a CDS encoding ArsR/SmtB family transcription factor, with translation MSSQPHRSESDATVEAHKDSPSCSPHELDQNHLHNLEFQVLHPQKAQKMAEFFSILGDPNRLRILSLLATEELCVCDLAATLELTESAVSHQLRTLRAHRLVRYEKRGRKVYYCLSDRHIINLYRNVAEHLDED, from the coding sequence ATGTCATCCCAACCCCATCGCTCCGAGTCTGACGCCACTGTGGAAGCGCACAAGGACTCGCCAAGCTGCTCTCCCCACGAGTTAGACCAAAACCACTTACACAACCTAGAGTTTCAGGTTCTGCATCCACAAAAAGCACAAAAAATGGCAGAATTCTTTAGTATCTTGGGAGATCCCAATCGCTTGCGCATCTTATCTCTATTAGCAACCGAAGAACTCTGCGTCTGCGACTTAGCAGCAACCCTAGAGTTAACTGAGTCTGCTGTTTCCCATCAACTGCGAACTCTGCGCGCTCATCGTTTAGTCCGTTACGAGAAACGAGGCAGGAAAGTGTATTATTGTTTGAGCGATCGCCATATCATCAATCTGTATCGTAACGTTGCCGAACATCTCGACGAAGATTAA
- a CDS encoding metallothionein yields the protein MVAVTQMKCACDSCLCVVDVATALQKSGQVYCSEACANGHPDGSGCGHPGCQCDK from the coding sequence ATGGTAGCTGTAACCCAAATGAAATGTGCCTGCGATTCTTGCCTATGTGTTGTTGATGTAGCAACAGCGCTACAGAAATCCGGACAGGTTTATTGCAGCGAGGCTTGCGCTAACGGTCATCCCGACGGTTCTGGATGCGGACATCCCGGATGTCAATGCGATAAATAA
- the fumC gene encoding class II fumarate hydratase — protein sequence MAQESGKMRVETDSMGEIEVPDDRYWGAQTQRSLKYFSIGNNYIPQEVIVAFAILKKAAALTNQELGKLAEDETELIVQAADEIIAGELHDHFPLRVWMTGSGTQCNMNVNEVIANRAIAIAGGELGSKTPIHPNDHVNMSQSSNDTFPTAMHIAAVLALHQRLLPNVTKMRDALQQKSEEFADIVKIGRTHLQDAVPLTLGQEFSGYVAQLTANLQRIEQTLPSLYELALGGTAVGTGLNAPVGFAEMAARKIAELTEYPFISAENKFAAIAAHDAIVMASGALKTLAVSLMKIANDIRFLGSGPRCGLGELILPENEPGSSIMPGKVNPTQCEAMTMVAAQVMGYDTAIAIAGSQGHFELNVFKPMMIFNLLESIAILGDSCNNFTEFLLQDLQPNRKRIDFYLNESLMLVTALSPAIGYDKAAKVAHYALEHDLTLKEACLQLDYISAKEFDRIVVPETMTRPR from the coding sequence ATGGCGCAAGAGTCAGGGAAGATGCGGGTGGAAACCGATAGTATGGGGGAAATTGAGGTTCCCGACGATCGCTATTGGGGCGCGCAAACTCAGCGATCGCTAAAATATTTCTCAATTGGCAATAATTATATTCCCCAGGAAGTCATTGTCGCGTTTGCCATCCTGAAAAAGGCAGCGGCCCTGACGAACCAGGAGTTGGGTAAACTCGCAGAAGATGAGACTGAGTTAATCGTGCAAGCGGCGGATGAGATTATTGCGGGGGAGCTTCACGACCATTTTCCCTTGCGCGTCTGGATGACGGGGAGCGGTACGCAATGTAATATGAATGTGAATGAGGTTATTGCCAACCGGGCGATCGCGATCGCGGGAGGAGAGTTAGGCAGCAAAACTCCCATCCATCCCAACGACCATGTAAATATGTCCCAGTCGTCTAACGATACGTTTCCGACAGCGATGCATATTGCTGCAGTTCTCGCCTTGCACCAGCGTTTGCTTCCGAACGTAACAAAAATGCGCGATGCGCTGCAACAAAAGTCAGAGGAGTTTGCCGATATCGTCAAGATCGGTCGCACTCATTTGCAAGATGCGGTTCCCCTAACTCTGGGTCAAGAGTTTTCCGGGTATGTGGCGCAACTAACGGCAAATCTACAACGGATCGAACAAACGTTACCCAGTCTCTACGAGTTAGCTCTTGGTGGAACGGCGGTAGGAACGGGACTGAATGCACCGGTTGGGTTTGCGGAAATGGCGGCTCGTAAGATTGCAGAGTTAACTGAATATCCGTTTATTTCTGCTGAGAATAAGTTTGCGGCGATCGCGGCTCATGACGCCATTGTAATGGCCAGCGGAGCATTGAAAACTTTGGCTGTTTCTTTAATGAAAATTGCCAACGATATTCGCTTTTTGGGTAGCGGTCCTCGGTGCGGTTTGGGCGAGTTGATTTTACCGGAAAATGAACCGGGTTCGTCGATTATGCCGGGGAAAGTGAATCCGACGCAATGCGAGGCCATGACCATGGTGGCGGCGCAAGTCATGGGATACGATACGGCGATCGCGATCGCCGGTTCTCAGGGTCATTTCGAGCTAAATGTATTTAAGCCAATGATGATTTTCAATCTCTTGGAATCCATCGCGATTTTAGGAGACAGTTGCAATAATTTTACCGAGTTTCTATTACAAGACTTGCAACCCAACCGCAAGCGCATCGACTTTTATCTGAACGAGTCGCTCATGTTGGTGACGGCATTGAGTCCGGCCATCGGTTACGATAAAGCGGCGAAAGTTGCTCACTATGCTTTAGAGCACGACCTCACGCTCAAGGAAGCTTGCCTTCAACTCGACTACATTTCTGCCAAGGAGTTCGATCGCATTGTGGTTCCGGAAACGATGACTCGTCCTCGGTAA